AGGAGCATCTGGCCAGGGAAGGTAAAGTGAGTCGGAAGTGTTGAAAGAAAATGATTTGGGTTCCTTATTGACACTTCGGGTAACCTCAATGTCGTATGAGCTCTGTTCCCAGTTCGCAACAGGACCGTCAAATCTCCAAGAGATTCGTGGTTCAGTCTCGGCGATACCCAGAGCTGTACGATAATGCTCAAAAGAGACTCGAGATATTGTCAACGCCATGCTGAACGTTGGCTTTGATGCTGTAGTTGGACCCAATTTTGAGAACATCAGAGGGGTTATTTATGCAATTTTAGAAGACTCTACGGCAACCTCACTGCAACCTCAAATCGACGATATTGTTACGATCGATCCATATATGGCATTGCCGATGTCAACTCCCGTGCCAGATCACCGTCATAATTGCtgtcttcatcctcctcgcTCAGAAATGACCCGAGGATTGGGAGTTACTTCGGCCATCAAAACGCGGGGAACCCCCCCTGCCGCCGTCACTAATGCTGGCTACCCCACAATCAACTACCCCAGACAAACGGGTCCCTTTAAGGGAAATGTGCCAGAATATTAACCTCGCTATTCTTTATGCTCAATTAGGAAGGTCTCAAACAGACAGATTTCATTTCCTAAACGAGAAGAATGTCAAAGTGAGTCCCTATTACAACTATTCCCACTCTGTATACTTTAAGCCTGTGTATAGTGACTTACTGCAGATGCCTTATCCAATATATTTGTAAGCGTTCTAACAATGGGGCACTATCAATATGTGATGATCATCGTTATTGAGTTGATTTtttatgtatacttcgggacttacgcctcggacaTCTTCAAATAATAGTGGTGATCATCGGAATTGTATGCCCTAGATAGAGTTAAAATTCCATGTATTATACAACTGAAACTCATATAACATTGTGAAGGCTAGGGTTTCGGCCAATACCATATacctataataaatactagcATCGTTCAAACCTTAATGCGAAATGCATAAGTGGCATAGAACGGTTGAGACTTCTGAATTTGGATCTACCTCGATACAACTGATGTAACGTATCATGAATTATTACAAAACGTCATTTAAAAGAACTGCTGCAAATCCACTGCCAGCGATAAGCCAAATACCAGCCCCTCGAGCCTTGACCTGACTTCCGTACGATTCCTCTCCCTGATCTGCCTTCGCAGTAGCCTGGGCCTCTTTTGGAGTTTCTTCGATTTTTTCTGAAGTTGTGCGGGTCTCTTCAGGTACCGTAGAAGTGACCTTCATACCAGTTGTTGCTTTTGCGATTGATGTCGATGTTTCAGTGACCTTGCCGTCCACAGTGGCATAGGCTTGGGCGTAGCACTCGCCCCAGTGAATAGTATTATTCAGTCTAGCTGAACCATACACAACACCAATCATCTGATTGAACCACTTCTTCTTGCAAACATGGGCGTACTTTACAGCGTAGGAGCTGTGCTCTGACCACCACGAGGAAGCTGAGCTACCATAGGATGACCATTCAGGCAGGAGAGTTGCAGGTGCATGGTCGCTGAAGGAGCACCAGTCTGACAGTGCTGGGTATGGGCATGTGGGTAGGCCCATTACGTCGACGTCAGTCAAAGGGCAGTCCTTGATCAGCTTGTCGCCGTAAGACAGAAGGGCTGTTGATAGGCTTCCGTTGGGAGTCAAGGCAGAGAAGATTGGGTAAAAGTCTTCGAACATGCAGTCGATGCCGTTGTCTGATGTAGTTGGCCTCGCTGTCGGGAAGAGAGAATCGTAGATGGCAGCATTGGCAGTTAAAAACTGcatgacaaagacaaaattACGAATTCTCATATTCGATTTGTACTTGATGGGTTTTTGTTGAGAGAGATTTTGTTGTTGCGgaagagatgatgaaggTGACAGAACATAAAATGATGATAGAAGAGAAGTCCCTCGGTTCCTCATTGCCATGTGAGAATTGCAATGGAATATAGAGTCCTATTCAAGCTAGTAGCACATATGAAAATTTCTCCAACCCCTGGACCAACAGGTTGTTGCCTGCACGAGTTGATATGTGGTTACTCCGTATCGGGCATCACTCACTGAGCACCCCTGTCACCCCTGTCAGGCTGGATGACTATTAAAGACCATCTCACAACAAGTCACAACATCAACCTTGCATTCTACACCCAACTACTATCTTTTCTACAGTGAAATCATGGAGCCTCTGCCTATGAAATATTCCCCCAAAGAGATTTCAACCATAATTTTAGACTTTTACACATTTTTGAccactatttattttaaccCTAAAGACCTCAAAACCCCACCACCTGATGGCTGGCCCGGTTTAGAACCTTTTCTTAATCATGTCGCAAGGTCagatgaagttggtgagGTGATGAAACAAATCCCTTACTTCGAGGATCCAGAGTCCCAGTATTGGGTTCACTACAAGTCTCGACTTATCAACTACCCAACTTTACCAGAGAAGGAGATCCCTGATATAATGGACTGGAGAGTAAATGTCGACAATGAATTGTGGTCAAAGCGACGCGAAACACTCATTGATCTTCATGACGTTTTCCCTCTCGCACTTGGCCACGAAACTGGGGGACGACATCTCTGGTTAAATGTGAGGGATGGCGAGATCACCGATGAAGAGAACAAGTTTCAACAGAGTGAGCCTGAGGATATCAAGGACTACTTTGATGGGTTGAAACAAGCCTACAGAGACCTCACCCTTATACCATGCCCAGGCAAAGTCACTATCGAGGTGCAGCGTCCTGTCGATGAGCTACCTGAGGGCAGGATAATTACCGAAGAAGAAGTAATTGCACAACAGGATGAGTGGGAGACAGATCTCGATGTGCAGTACATCCGACAACTGTATCGAGGATTCGGGTGGCCTGACGCTTTCAGGAAAGAGGAAGCTTTCCGTGCAGTCAATCAATTGATGGAAAAGCTTCCAGAACATCGTTTCTTTTGGGAGGATGATGACTACTAGGACCATAACTATGATCGCGAAAATTCCAACAGATAAGATCTCGCTTCTTAAGTATTGAGATAAATGTACCGTCTTTTTCAGTAAAATGAAAGTTCATGTGCAAAGCTGGACAGCTGTCAATATTTGTTTTTGACTCTAGGATACCTAGACTCCCAAATTTATTGATGCATTTTGCAATCTTATCATGTCACCTTCCTCCGACCATCAGGACGAGCATCTGTATGGGTTTCAAACCTCGAACCAACACATATGATCATGAGTAGTCTCGTGAAAAGAAATGACTCGCACCAAAAATCTCTCCTTTTCTAAACAGTGGCTGCCTACTGTTACCGAGGCATCTTTTCTCCACAGTGTTGGTGCCCCCCCATGTCTGAAAACAAAGGTTCGCTACCAGTCAACCAACATGCATTTTATACTAAATTTTCCCCACCCAGTTTGTTCTTCATTCAGACGAGGCTGCATGAGATGACATTCCGTTCTGAATGAGCGGTTTCTGTCGTAATTATGGTGTGGAAATTGATAATAGATTGTGATGGAAACAAGGGAGATCTCGATCAGTGGACAGCTGCTACCTACTGGTCAA
This Fusarium poae strain DAOMC 252244 chromosome 3, whole genome shotgun sequence DNA region includes the following protein-coding sequences:
- a CDS encoding hypothetical protein (SECRETED:SignalP(1-17)) — protein: MRIRNFVFVMQFLTANAAIYDSLFPTARPTTSDNGIDCMFEDFYPIFSALTPNGSLSTALLSYGDKLIKDCPLTDVDVMGLPTCPYPALSDWCSFSDHAPATLLPEWSSYGSSASSWWSEHSSYAVKYAHVCKKKWFNQMIGVVYGSARLNNTIHWGECYAQAYATVDGKVTETSTSIAKATTGMKVTSTVPEETRTTSEKIEETPKEAQATAKADQGEESYGSQVKARGAGIWLIAGSGFAAVLLNDVL